The genomic stretch aacaaaaacaaaacatggaagAAGTTGGTGAGAAGACATTTTCCTGAAAGTATGAACACACGTCAATATTTGTTTGTCTTAAGATGGCATGATAGTGACAGAGAGCAAATAATAAACTCTCAGATTCATTGATCTACATATGAAATATGCGAGTCAGACTTAAAGGATATTGCTGgcgattttctttatttttcttgttgtcaacaaatgtcatgtgGAGAGCCAAACTAACAAataactcatcctacttacaagtactgtgtgtcACCCGTTACACAtacaaagcctgatatatcgtaccatagtttgtttagaaacagctccaaggactaataacagtgatcacgttttcagtctccagaggGTAGTTCCTTCTACAGCACGTTGTTCCTGTGCATGCTTCACTgcacagagcttcactagcttgttgcaGTACATATCACAATCTCTTGACTTTTAACTAaaattctttgagaaatttacaatgtagcaaAAAGTCAGAAGCCATTGCCTTTGgggcaaaggaacatgtcactcattgcagtggtgtggctcactgatgtgtttttaatagtttttggacaacaatggagctacagcacagagaaatatgatatatcagactttggatatacacacaatacttgtaagtaggatcagttcattgttggtttggctctgcatatgagagttgttgacagtaagaaaaatatccTTTAGTCATATCCAGTAACACAATATCTGCAAAAATGAGCCTTACAAAGTACTGTCACTTTCTTTATATGCAAATTAGAGTTGTTACACCCTTCCTGTACTCAGGCACTTATAGTGATCATAAAGGGGAAATTTCAGAGTCTGTCAGGGTTGACTGATTAGTGCATAGGGTGGCCTCAAAGTCAGGCTAAGTGTAACATTGCCATTATGGCACATTGACCACATCGTGAAATGAGCCCAATTAATGAGAGCCCTCAGTTTGACAAAGATAACAGTATCAGTCAATAGGAGGAACAGTTTTGGTTGTGTTGGGAAAATATGTAGTTCACACAGCGTTCCAGATTGAGTTCAAAATTCTCTTCCTCAAAACTCAGACTTGGCACTGACAGAGCTCTCGTGTGTTCCCTTTAACTCTGCACTGGTGGCCCCTGACGCCACTGCCTTATCTTTGCAAAACAATCGCATCAGTGTGCCACGGAACTTTTCCGCTCCAAACAGGTAGATCAGCGGGTCCATGGCACCGTTCAGGCATGTGAGGGAGGAGGTGAGGCGGTTAGCCAAGCTCAGGCCTCTGCGTGTCTGGCAGGAGATGTCAGGGTGGTTGTAGCCCAGGATGAAGGTGGCCCTGCTCACATGATAAGGCAGGAAACACACTACGTAGATAAGCATGACCAGACCGATGGTGCGCAGGGCTCTCAGCTTGAGGGCTGGCTCTAACCTGGAGCCCCGATGCAGGCTGTGAATGATGAGCAGGTAACAGGACAGGGTGGCCAGGAAAGGTGGGGTGAAGGCCACGGCAAGTGAGATCAGTGCATTGCGTGAGGCTTTCTCTCTGTACAGCTGCAAACACACTGTCATGCCGTCCACTTCTGCAGTCTGGTGGGTGACTAGTAGTGGCGCCATGGAGATGGTAACCAGGGCCCAAAGAGAGAAGCTGATGATGTGAGCATAACGAGCACGGCGAACCTTCAGCGACCTCACAGCATGAACCACAGCCAGGTAACGGTCCCCCGCCACACAGGCCAGAAAGTACAGGCTGGCATACATgttgacataaaacaaaaagcCTGCCAATCTGCAGGGCACCTCCCCAAAGGGCCAGTGGCCTCCAGTGAGGTGGTATGTGGCCCTCAGCGGGAGGATGATCACGTATGACAAGTCTGCCACAGCCAGATGAATCAAGAAGACGTTAGCTGGAGAGGAAGCGCCACGCTGGTGAGAGAAGATCCAGAGAGCCAGGCTGTTACCGTTCAGCGCCAGAAAGAAAACCAGGATGTAGAAGCATCCAAAGAGCATGTTCTCGGTGGTCGTCTCCACTGCCACACAGCTCTGCGATGACTGATTGGACAGCAGGGAGGGCAGCTCTGTTTTAGCAGACTCCATGTTGGTGACTGAGGAGATAAAAACCAGTTATAAAATTTGCTTTAAATGAAATTTTCATGTATAATTAGAAGCTTTTCTTCTCtcaaagatgatttttttttatgtttaataaacatgtttaagtTTTCAGGACAGATAGAAAGAAATTTCAGGTCTGATCTGTAATATGCATTTGAGTCATGACTTTTCTAAACAAGTGCTTTTGATTTCTAAAATAGCTCATTGTTAGTATTCAGACAGCAAACCACCCCAGTGACAGGAAACCATACCAAGCCAACCC from Thunnus albacares chromosome 9, fThuAlb1.1, whole genome shotgun sequence encodes the following:
- the gpr17 gene encoding uracil nucleotide/cysteinyl leukotriene receptor, whose protein sequence is MESAKTELPSLLSNQSSQSCVAVETTTENMLFGCFYILVFFLALNGNSLALWIFSHQRGASSPANVFLIHLAVADLSYVIILPLRATYHLTGGHWPFGEVPCRLAGFLFYVNMYASLYFLACVAGDRYLAVVHAVRSLKVRRARYAHIISFSLWALVTISMAPLLVTHQTAEVDGMTVCLQLYREKASRNALISLAVAFTPPFLATLSCYLLIIHSLHRGSRLEPALKLRALRTIGLVMLIYVVCFLPYHVSRATFILGYNHPDISCQTRRGLSLANRLTSSLTCLNGAMDPLIYLFGAEKFRGTLMRLFCKDKAVASGATSAELKGTHESSVSAKSEF